DNA sequence from the Drosophila sechellia strain sech25 chromosome 3L, ASM438219v1, whole genome shotgun sequence genome:
TATATCCCATAAATCCCATAATGCGCACCAAAGTTACAAGAAGACGTCTAAATCGCATATTCATTTAGCAAACATTTATTCAAATGCAATATAACATTAAAAACTCAATTTTAAACTTAAGTGATGCGCCTTCTTCGCACATATCTGCACAGTTAGTCATTTATCACAAGTATGTACTATGAATGTATGTTTCTTTCAACAACTCTGCGTTCGTCTGCTGCTTCTGTTTGGTTTTGGAATGGTCTGCACGTATAAAAGTACAAAATTGTTTATATTCGAGCCTGTTGTTTCTGGGAGTGTTTGTTTGTATCGGTATTTGGCAATCTGTTCTACGCTTAGGAGCTTGGCGATTCGTTCAACAAGTGATGGAGGGGCAAAGAAATCGAATTCAACAAGAAGCATTACTAGGTGCTACATTTACGTCTGGCTACATGTGTGTGCGATATGCATACGTAATGAattaatatgtataatatGGTAGTTCTAAGTATTCGCATAGGTTGCAGTAGGCAAAGAGATCCTTGGCCCAGAGGCCGGTGGAGGGGATAGTTTAAATGCCGCTTAAATACTGCTGTAGTCTGTGGAGACCCTGCTCCGAGCACCACTTATGTGGAGGTCACGCCCTTGCGGGCCACCAGCATGTTGAGTATCGGGTTTTTCCGGATGTAGCTCACGGCCTTCTTGTGGGTGACCATGGTGAAGTCGTAGCCGTTGCACTGCAGGATCTTGTCGTGGATCCGCAGACCTGCTCGGGCGGCGGGACTGCCCTCGTGCACCTCGGTCACATAGATGCCCTAATTGCAAAGGGGAAAAACGTTGTAACATTGCAACTGCTGTTAAGATACCGAACTAAAAC
Encoded proteins:
- the LOC6610201 gene encoding tax1-binding protein 3 homolog; its protein translation is MAKMAFQHQAGTAMECLSIPITLHKEKDYDQEGREILKCGFKIGGGIDQDYKKSPQGYTDYGIYVTEVHEGSPAARAGLRIHDKILQCNGYDFTMVTHKKAVSYIRKNPILNMLVARKGVTST